In Chitinophaga nivalis, a single genomic region encodes these proteins:
- a CDS encoding MFS transporter — MKSAVRLQLSFMMFLEFFIWGAWFVTLGTFVLKNLQDTNATQVSVAFLTQSIGAVIAPFIVGIIADRFISAQVILGAIHIVGSALLWICSGMQSFDSFYPLLLLYMILYMPTLALVNSISFRQMTDPSKEFSSIRVFGTVGWIIAGLLIGWLNWEKQNHLDATFKMAAAASLLLGLFSFSLPKTPPAKKGTKVSVREILGLDAIRMLKDSSYRLFFIASIAICVPLAFYYNFTNPFLNEIGMEAAAGKQSMGQISELLFMLVMPLFFARLGVKKMLALGMLAWVIRYACFAYGNIDSNYWMLIAGIVLHGICYDFFFVTGQIYTDKMAGEEFKSSAQGFVTLATYGVGMLFGFLISGPIVEARKIPGGHNWQGIWLIPAGIAAVVLVLFLLLFKDSSKPAGSKG, encoded by the coding sequence ATGAAATCAGCCGTCAGGTTACAATTGTCATTTATGATGTTCCTCGAATTCTTTATATGGGGAGCATGGTTTGTTACGCTGGGCACTTTTGTCCTCAAAAATCTGCAGGATACCAATGCCACACAGGTAAGCGTAGCTTTTCTTACACAATCCATCGGCGCCGTGATTGCCCCGTTTATTGTAGGCATCATTGCAGACCGTTTTATTTCGGCCCAGGTGATTCTGGGTGCTATCCACATCGTAGGCTCCGCCCTGTTATGGATCTGCTCCGGCATGCAAAGCTTCGATAGTTTTTATCCGTTGCTGCTGCTCTACATGATCCTGTACATGCCTACCCTCGCGCTGGTCAACTCCATCTCCTTCCGCCAGATGACAGATCCCAGCAAGGAATTTTCTTCTATTCGTGTATTCGGTACCGTAGGCTGGATCATTGCCGGCCTGCTCATCGGATGGCTCAACTGGGAGAAACAAAACCACCTGGACGCCACCTTCAAAATGGCGGCGGCAGCGTCTTTGCTGTTAGGCCTGTTCAGTTTCAGCCTGCCCAAAACACCACCGGCTAAAAAAGGCACCAAAGTATCTGTCCGCGAAATCCTCGGACTGGATGCCATCCGCATGTTGAAAGACTCGTCTTACCGCCTGTTTTTCATTGCCTCCATTGCCATCTGTGTACCGCTGGCATTTTACTACAATTTCACCAATCCGTTCCTGAATGAAATCGGGATGGAAGCCGCCGCCGGCAAACAATCCATGGGACAGATATCCGAGCTGCTGTTCATGCTGGTGATGCCCTTGTTTTTCGCCAGACTGGGTGTTAAAAAAATGCTGGCACTGGGTATGCTGGCCTGGGTCATCCGCTACGCCTGTTTCGCCTATGGCAACATCGACAGCAATTACTGGATGCTGATTGCCGGTATTGTGTTACATGGCATCTGCTATGACTTCTTCTTTGTAACCGGTCAGATCTACACCGATAAAATGGCTGGCGAAGAGTTCAAAAGTTCCGCTCAGGGCTTTGTTACACTGGCTACCTATGGTGTAGGTATGTTGTTCGGTTTTCTCATTTCGGGCCCTATTGTGGAAGCCCGCAAAATTCCAGGTGGCCACAACTGGCAGGGCATCTGGCTGATACCAGCCGGCATCGCTGCCGTAGTACTGGTATTATTCCTGCTATTATTCAAAGATTCCTCCAAACCAGCTGGTAGCAAAGGTTGA